The Longimicrobium sp. genome includes a region encoding these proteins:
- a CDS encoding FAD-dependent oxidoreductase, producing the protein MSTIDVAVIGGGPGGCAAALALRAHAPGLSVAVIEATRYDGPRIGETLPPPAAGVLAHLGAWDAFQTQGHHPAYATAAAWGSDVPHEHDFLFGIRDAGWHLHRGRFDAMLAARAAARGANVRLGVRVTDAAREGDGWRLALGDGGEMRARFVIDATGAGASFARKFGDARMVAMDRLAGFVRFFRQPESPDPRTLVEAFEDGWWYTAPLPNGGRVAACMTDSDLARRLRLDDVGEWSALLARTAPRVSAAMAGAEAEGAPVVRAARTRRLDPVTGVGWIAVGDAASALDPLSSQGILKALRSGIYAAYAAGDLLAKGDARGMERYRAFLDHEHTGYLRAKQRYYAEERRWPESEFWRRRQHAPQPA; encoded by the coding sequence ATGAGCACGATCGACGTCGCGGTGATCGGCGGCGGGCCGGGGGGATGCGCGGCGGCGCTGGCGCTGCGCGCGCACGCCCCCGGCCTGTCCGTCGCGGTGATCGAGGCCACGCGCTACGACGGGCCGCGCATCGGCGAGACGCTGCCGCCGCCCGCCGCCGGCGTGCTGGCGCACCTGGGCGCGTGGGACGCGTTCCAGACGCAGGGCCATCACCCCGCGTACGCCACGGCGGCCGCGTGGGGGTCAGACGTCCCGCACGAGCACGACTTCCTCTTCGGCATTCGCGACGCCGGCTGGCACCTGCACCGCGGGCGGTTCGACGCGATGCTGGCCGCGCGGGCCGCCGCCCGCGGCGCGAACGTCCGCCTCGGCGTGCGCGTCACCGACGCGGCGCGGGAGGGGGATGGCTGGCGGCTCGCGCTCGGCGACGGCGGGGAGATGCGGGCGCGCTTCGTCATCGACGCGACCGGCGCGGGCGCATCCTTCGCGCGGAAGTTCGGAGATGCGCGGATGGTGGCGATGGACCGCCTCGCGGGGTTCGTCCGCTTCTTCCGCCAGCCCGAATCCCCCGATCCCCGAACCCTGGTCGAGGCGTTCGAGGACGGATGGTGGTACACGGCGCCGCTCCCGAACGGCGGCCGCGTCGCCGCGTGCATGACGGACAGCGACCTCGCGCGCCGACTGCGGCTGGACGACGTGGGCGAGTGGTCGGCGCTCCTGGCCCGCACCGCGCCGCGCGTCTCCGCGGCGATGGCGGGCGCGGAAGCGGAGGGCGCGCCCGTGGTCCGCGCGGCGCGCACCCGCCGCCTCGACCCCGTCACGGGTGTAGGGTGGATCGCCGTGGGCGATGCGGCATCGGCGCTCGATCCGCTCAGCAGCCAGGGGATCCTGAAGGCGCTGCGCTCCGGCATCTACGCCGCCTACGCCGCGGGCGACCTGCTGGCGAAGGGCGACGCGCGGGGGATGGAGCGCTACCGCGCGTTCCTCGACCACGAGCACACCGGCTATCTCCGCGCGAAGCAGCGCTACTATGCAGAGGAGCGGCGCTGGCCGGAGAGCGAGTTCTGGCGCCGCCGCCAGCACGCGCCTCAGCCGGCGTGA